One Spinacia oleracea cultivar Varoflay chromosome 4, BTI_SOV_V1, whole genome shotgun sequence DNA segment encodes these proteins:
- the LOC110801099 gene encoding uncharacterized protein, which yields MASDQEEDEFLGFSDDEGDGTNSDSDYDDDEATQNAVSEVNAHQIGDFEQNQQLPDLNEVGQEYAQECEVGPQHTSGISDNHSVPFLFDLNMPTQQEFPPSPIHQTETEQNHHKPRTPRINNELRLEILLFLLLRKEKHSDELIHGTNRQAVIKFGYTRKTIRLIWQRALAHKAAMDSYFYDSKYHNCGRKRIQVTYESIASIAMGDRTTIIDLARMLNLSPTTVWRMVKRKQIKPHSSPLNPGISEECKMARMKWVLGLLMDYSIPNDPTYYSMYDFIHIDEKWFYLTQKSQRVYLANNEPFPHRKGKSRTKIPKFMFMAAVARPRWGQNGQCEWDGKLGIFPFTDAVAAKRTSKNRVKGTIETKPIKSVNQIATRAMLINYLIPAIKEKWPPHEGERVIYIIQDNAKAHILQNDQEWQQHYKQDGFTLILTQQPANSPDCNILDLGFFRSIQSLMHKKMPKTVEDLSGAVTEAYNELHAKTLSNVWMSLQYVGNEILKHKGDNDYQLPHNKKKILEDEGNLPEQVKAPRWAVNECKQLVDEWRANQ from the coding sequence atggcttcagatcaagaggaGGACGAGTTCCTCGGTTTTTCCGATGATGAAGGAGACGGCACGAACTCTGATTCagattatgatgatgatgaggcaaCCCAAAATGCTGTAAGTGAAGTAAATGCTCATCAAATAGGGGACTTTGAGCAAAATCAACAATTGCCAGATCTGAATGAAGTGGGACAAGAATATGCACAAGAATGTGAAGTGGGACCACAACATACATCAGGTATATCAGATAACCACTCAGttccatttttgtttgatttgaacatgCCAACACAACAAGAGTTCCCACCATCTCCAATTCATCAAACAGAAACAGAGCAAAATCATCATAAGCCTAGAACCCCAAGGATTAACAATGAATTAAGGTTGGAAATCTTGTTGTTCCTTCTCTTAAGAAAAGAAAAGCATTCAGATGAACTCATTCATGGGACAAATAGGCAGGCTGTTATAAAGTTTGGTTACACAAGGAAGACAATTAGACTAATATGGCAGAGAGCATTGGCACATAAGGCAGCCATGGATTCGTATTTCTATGATAGCAAATATCACAACTGTGGGAGGAAGAGAATTCAAGTAACATATGAGTCTATAGCCTCCATAGCCATGGGGGATAGAACAACCATTATTGATCTAGCAAGGATGCTCAACTTGAGTCCCACAACAGTTTGGAGAATGGTGAAAAGAAAACAGATAAAACCACATTCAAGTCCATTGAATCCAGGCATTTCAGAAGAATGCAAGATGGCAAGGATGAAGTGGGTACTTGGTCTCTTAATGGACTACTCAATACCAAATGATCCCACATATTACAGCATGTATGATTTCATTCACATCGATGAGAAATGGTTCTATCTTACACAAAAAAGTCAAAGAGTTTATTTAGCAAACAATGAACCATTTCCACACAGGAAGGGAAAATCAAGAACTAAGATTCCAAAGTTCATGTTTATGGCAGCAGTAGCAAGGCCAAGGTGGGGACAAAATGGGCAGTGTGAGTGGGATGGGAAACTTGGTATATTTCCATTCACAGATGCAGTGGCAGCAAAGAGAACATCCAAAAACAGAGTCAAGGGGACAATTGAGACTAAACCAATCAAGTCAGTGAATCAGATTGCAACTAGGGCCATGCTAATCAACTACCTAATCCCAGCAATTAAAGAGAAATGGCCACCACATGAGGGGGAAAGGGTGATATACATCATTCAAGACAATGCAAAGgcacacattttgcaaaatgatCAAGAATGGCAGCAACATTACAAGCAAGATGGCTTCACATTGATATTGACTCAGCAGCcagcaaacagtccagattgTAACATATTAGACTTGGGGTTCTTTAGGTCCATTCAATCACTAATGCACAAAAAGATGCCTAAAACAGTTGAAGATTTAAGTGGTGCTGTGACTGAGGCATATAATGAACTGCATGCAAAGACTCTATCTAATGTGTGGATGTCACTTCAATATGTTGGAAATGAAATTTTGAAACACAAGGGGGACAATGACTACCAACTCCCACACAACaagaaaaagattttagaagatgAGGGGAATCTGCCAGAACAAGTTAAGGCCCCAAGGTGGGCTGTGAATGAATGCAAACAACTTGTTGATGAATGGAGAGCAAATCAGTGA
- the LOC110801107 gene encoding uncharacterized protein: MEVEPGEEVESKYDDRVPTPADLRFFGGDESDEEPNHSDSFDLYYVGECENTTAGPEVSDGQCSVSSPNVKEDEIKKKSHLRVLMMLRDKCVFYKPSFNYIWIAG; this comes from the exons ATGGAAGTGGAGCCTGGTGAAGAGGTGGAGTCCAAATACGACGATCGAGTCCCCACACCAGCAGATCTGAGATTCTTTGGAGGAGACGAATCTGATGag GAACCCAATCACTCTGATTCATTCGACCTATACTATGTGGGTGAGTGTGAGAACACAACTGCTGGTCCAGAGGTTTCTGATGGGCAATGTTCGGTTTCGTCCCCAAACGTGAAGGAagatgaaataaaaaaaaaaagccacCTAAGGGTGTTGATGATGCTTAGAGATAAGTGTGTCTTCTATAAACcctcttttaattatatttggATTGCTGGTTAG